One window of the Ureibacillus sp. FSL W7-1570 genome contains the following:
- a CDS encoding GNAT family N-acetyltransferase, which yields MITLRNVHSEDLQDLLRIENEAFLKKEAATKEAFEERIQMIPDTFIVAEKNGEIVGYINGPVIQQPYITDDLFKRINRNPEKGGYQSILGVAVDKRARKQGIAKILIRKMEELVKENEREGITLTCKLELVPFYEKLGFANHGISKSQHGGVVWYNMVKMKEDIK from the coding sequence ATGATTACTTTAAGAAATGTACATTCCGAAGATCTGCAAGATTTGTTGCGCATTGAAAATGAAGCTTTTTTGAAGAAAGAGGCCGCAACGAAAGAAGCTTTTGAAGAAAGGATTCAAATGATTCCCGATACGTTTATTGTTGCGGAAAAGAATGGGGAAATTGTCGGGTATATTAATGGGCCGGTGATTCAACAACCGTACATTACAGACGATCTGTTTAAGCGGATCAATAGAAATCCGGAAAAAGGTGGCTATCAAAGCATTTTGGGGGTAGCCGTGGATAAGCGCGCCAGAAAACAGGGAATCGCCAAAATCCTGATTAGGAAAATGGAAGAACTGGTGAAAGAAAATGAAAGGGAAGGAATTACTTTGACATGTAAACTGGAATTGGTTCCTTTTTATGAGAAACTGGGATTTGCAAATCATGGCATATCCAAATCACAACATGGCGGAGTTGTATGGTATAATATGGTAAAAATGAAGGAAGATATAAAATAG
- a CDS encoding DUF1540 domain-containing protein — protein sequence MTQEILCEVNNCKYWVDGNKCSAEKIYVVSHTGKEANTTEETDCKTFTPEN from the coding sequence ATGACGCAAGAAATCCTTTGCGAGGTAAACAATTGCAAGTATTGGGTTGATGGAAACAAATGTTCAGCCGAAAAAATTTACGTAGTCAGCCACACTGGAAAAGAAGCGAACACGACCGAAGAAACAGATTGCAAGACATTCACACCGGAGAATTAA
- a CDS encoding SDR family NAD(P)-dependent oxidoreductase → MGKLTGKVAIITGGASGIGAATAKLFVEEGAKVVIVDVNEEKGKAFEEELKNQGGEALFVQADVTNEEDVQNVFAKAKASFGKVDILFNNAGIGAVKPTDELPFSEWRKTIAVDLDGVFLFARAAIKEYLQSGGGVIVNTASMYGLVGAAGSAAYNAAKAGVVNFTRSIALEYANRNIRINAICPGFIDTPILGDTDRNGLIEATPMKRLGKPEEIAKAVLFLASDDSSFMTGSALVVDGGYTAQ, encoded by the coding sequence ATGGGCAAATTAACCGGCAAAGTAGCAATCATTACAGGTGGAGCTTCAGGAATTGGCGCAGCAACCGCAAAACTTTTTGTGGAAGAAGGCGCAAAAGTTGTTATTGTTGATGTGAATGAGGAAAAAGGAAAAGCCTTTGAAGAAGAATTAAAAAATCAAGGCGGAGAAGCGCTTTTTGTACAAGCGGACGTAACCAATGAAGAAGATGTTCAAAATGTATTCGCAAAGGCAAAAGCCTCTTTCGGCAAAGTTGATATTCTTTTCAACAACGCCGGTATTGGGGCTGTGAAACCGACAGATGAACTTCCATTCAGTGAATGGCGGAAAACAATTGCCGTTGACTTGGACGGTGTATTTCTGTTTGCACGTGCAGCCATCAAAGAATATTTACAATCCGGCGGCGGTGTCATTGTTAATACCGCTTCGATGTACGGCTTGGTAGGTGCCGCAGGAAGTGCCGCCTACAATGCAGCAAAAGCCGGGGTTGTCAACTTTACCCGTTCCATTGCGTTGGAATATGCTAACCGAAATATCCGGATCAATGCGATATGCCCTGGATTTATAGACACTCCAATTTTAGGGGATACAGATCGGAACGGTTTAATTGAGGCGACACCGATGAAACGCTTGGGTAAACCGGAAGAAATTGCAAAAGCCGTCTTATTTTTAGCAAGCGATGATTCATCCTTCATGACCGGAAGCGCCCTGGTTGTTGATGGTGGCTATACGGCGCAATAA
- a CDS encoding IS256 family transposase, whose protein sequence is MSKSIPNVDWANQLESVIRQFVKEKLELIMREEIKNFLEIEQAGTSNMRNGYYQRNLDTQYGRIEGLLVPRDRNGEFQTQLFAPYQRHTGWLEEAIIRMYQSGMSTREIGKFIERILGNAYSPATISRITDVVKEDIEKWHTRPLHKRYSVLYLDGLYVKLRHETVEKEAVYVVLGVNEEGYREILDFFVGGQESTYGWQEILQQLYNRGVKEVLLGVFDGLPGLEEAFKSVYPKADVQRCVVHKVRNTLSRVRKKDQFEVAEDLKLIYRAPNKEMALQMFQQFESKWSSKYPREVQSWANELDVLLTFMDDPSSIRSVIYTTNVIERTIKEIRKRLKPMNSLSSLEAAEKVVYLTIQDFNEKWAGRKLRGFAEAQEALERMFEERYH, encoded by the coding sequence ATGTCTAAAAGTATACCGAATGTCGACTGGGCAAATCAACTGGAAAGTGTCATTCGTCAGTTTGTAAAGGAAAAATTAGAACTGATCATGCGGGAAGAAATCAAGAATTTCCTCGAAATAGAACAGGCCGGAACATCAAATATGAGAAACGGCTACTATCAACGAAATCTAGATACGCAATATGGTCGGATTGAAGGTCTTTTGGTCCCTAGAGACCGAAACGGAGAATTTCAAACCCAATTGTTCGCTCCTTACCAACGCCACACCGGCTGGCTGGAGGAAGCCATCATCAGGATGTATCAAAGTGGCATGAGTACGCGTGAAATTGGCAAGTTTATTGAACGAATTTTAGGCAATGCCTATTCTCCAGCGACGATCAGCCGTATTACCGATGTCGTGAAAGAAGACATCGAGAAATGGCACACTCGTCCACTGCACAAGCGTTATTCCGTCTTATATTTGGATGGTTTATACGTAAAACTTCGTCACGAAACCGTGGAGAAAGAAGCCGTTTATGTGGTGTTAGGGGTGAACGAAGAAGGATATCGCGAAATTCTTGATTTCTTTGTGGGAGGACAAGAAAGCACCTATGGATGGCAGGAGATTCTTCAACAACTATACAACAGAGGCGTAAAGGAAGTGCTTCTGGGCGTATTTGATGGACTACCGGGGCTGGAGGAAGCCTTTAAGTCGGTGTATCCGAAAGCCGATGTGCAGCGCTGTGTCGTGCACAAAGTCCGCAACACCCTCAGCCGTGTTCGGAAAAAAGACCAATTCGAAGTGGCCGAGGATCTCAAGCTGATTTATCGCGCGCCGAATAAGGAGATGGCGTTACAAATGTTTCAACAGTTTGAGTCGAAATGGTCCAGCAAATATCCAAGAGAAGTTCAATCTTGGGCCAATGAGTTGGATGTCCTCCTTACATTTATGGATGATCCAAGCAGTATTCGAAGTGTGATTTACACGACGAATGTCATCGAACGAACGATCAAAGAGATTCGGAAACGTCTAAAGCCGATGAACAGTTTGAGCAGTTTAGAAGCCGCGGAAAAAGTCGTGTATTTGACCATCCAAGATTTTAATGAGAAATGGGCAGGGCGAAAGTTAAGAGGATTTGCCGAAGCGCAGGAAGCCCTCGAGCGAATGTTTGAAGAACGTTATCATTAA
- a CDS encoding ECF transporter S component, with product MQHIQSGKITTIRLTTCAMFMAMIVALSSFGLPVPGGHLYFVDIAIVLAAILLNPIEALIVAGFGSFLGDFLFYPPPMFVSLVTHGLQAFVISLFSHKVLKSKPILSSGIGVTIGVIIMVTGYTLGKIYVYATLEYAILKLPYEIAQGAIGAILGMILCWKCGIHKLYDKMILSNN from the coding sequence ATGCAGCATATTCAATCCGGAAAAATAACAACCATACGTTTGACAACTTGCGCCATGTTTATGGCTATGATTGTAGCCCTTAGCTCTTTTGGACTCCCTGTTCCTGGAGGACATCTGTATTTCGTTGATATTGCCATTGTTCTTGCAGCCATCCTGCTTAACCCTATTGAAGCCCTTATCGTGGCAGGTTTCGGATCATTTCTCGGGGATTTTCTTTTTTATCCGCCTCCAATGTTCGTTTCACTTGTCACTCATGGACTGCAAGCTTTTGTCATCTCGCTTTTTTCCCACAAGGTGCTGAAAAGCAAACCAATCCTTTCTTCCGGGATTGGTGTAACGATTGGTGTCATCATCATGGTAACAGGTTATACCCTTGGAAAAATTTATGTATATGCCACTTTGGAATACGCCATTTTGAAACTTCCATATGAAATCGCACAAGGAGCAATCGGCGCCATATTAGGGATGATTTTATGCTGGAAATGCGGAATTCATAAACTGTATGACAAAATGATTCTCAGTAATAATTAA
- a CDS encoding manganese catalase family protein → MWYYEKKLQYPVKVSTCNPMLAKYLIEQYGGADGELAAALRYMNQRYTLPDKVVGLLTDIATEELSHLEMIATMIYKLTKDATPEQLKAAGLADHYVNHDKALFYQNASGVPFTASYIQAKGDPIADLYEDIAAEEKARATYQWIIDLSDDPDLNDSLKFLREREIVHSLRFREAVEILKEERNTKKFF, encoded by the coding sequence GTGTGGTATTATGAAAAAAAGCTTCAATATCCGGTGAAGGTAAGTACCTGCAATCCAATGCTGGCAAAGTATTTAATTGAACAATATGGAGGCGCTGATGGGGAGTTGGCAGCCGCATTGCGCTATATGAACCAACGCTATACCCTTCCGGATAAAGTGGTCGGCCTATTAACGGATATCGCGACCGAAGAACTTTCCCATCTTGAAATGATTGCCACGATGATTTACAAACTGACAAAAGATGCGACACCGGAACAATTAAAGGCGGCGGGGCTGGCGGATCATTACGTGAATCATGATAAAGCCCTGTTCTACCAAAACGCGTCCGGCGTACCATTTACCGCTTCATATATTCAGGCAAAAGGCGACCCGATCGCCGATTTGTACGAGGACATTGCCGCAGAAGAAAAAGCTCGCGCAACCTACCAGTGGATCATTGATTTGTCTGACGATCCGGATTTAAATGACAGTTTGAAATTTTTAAGGGAAAGAGAAATTGTCCACTCCCTCCGATTCAGAGAGGCCGTCGAAATCCTCAAAGAAGAACGGAATACAAAAAAATTCTTTTAA
- a CDS encoding DUF3267 domain-containing protein, which yields MKFVRKLPNVDPVKHEELIRAQWHPLKEPKTFLGAFLLSIPFMVIAVCISFWIIKTFSGISLSEFGIHDDRIRFSIPISSFLWLLLLLVLHELLHLIFIPNFIQSKKTYVGINGFGAFVTTEEKITKSRFILVTVTPYLIISVLFPLLLGKFGLLTPAFKFFILLNAAASSIDLLTLFLIIFQVPTYAVLVNNGTRTYWKIK from the coding sequence ATGAAATTCGTGAGGAAATTGCCCAATGTGGATCCTGTTAAACACGAAGAGCTGATTCGGGCGCAATGGCATCCTTTAAAAGAACCAAAAACTTTTCTTGGAGCATTTTTATTATCCATCCCTTTTATGGTGATTGCGGTATGCATTTCGTTTTGGATTATCAAAACCTTTTCTGGCATTTCGCTTAGTGAGTTTGGGATTCATGATGACCGGATCCGTTTTTCGATTCCTATCAGTTCATTTTTATGGTTGCTTCTTTTATTGGTGCTGCATGAATTGCTTCATTTAATTTTTATACCAAATTTTATTCAATCGAAGAAAACCTATGTGGGAATAAATGGATTTGGAGCGTTTGTCACAACAGAAGAGAAAATAACCAAATCGAGATTTATTCTGGTTACGGTAACGCCTTACCTAATCATTTCAGTCCTGTTCCCGCTATTATTGGGGAAATTTGGCCTGCTTACACCGGCATTCAAGTTTTTCATACTTTTAAATGCAGCGGCCTCTTCCATTGATCTGCTCACCTTATTTCTTATCATTTTTCAAGTGCCGACTTATGCGGTTTTAGTTAATAATGGGACGCGGACTTATTGGAAAATAAAATAA
- a CDS encoding transposase, whose product MITNKDYFAQLPKEIKQGFSELNIGYHIRKANITKLSGYSCLTVFKLIFLLVFQYKNWFRAFMSKRSQDLPGKDTVYRFLNTPTYHWRKFLLSLSSEMIRLLQPLTSKDRVTAFVIDDSVFSRNRSKSVELLAKVFDHSTHQYLKGFQMLTLGWTDSFTFIPIDFALLSSPKKENRLQEINTNIDKRTSGYKRRQEALKSKPDVASALLDHALEKGIIADYVLMDSWFTQAPLIEKITNKGLFVIGMVKQLKQRYVYNGERFTLNQLYKLAKTHMGKKDILGSVYATLDNGIPVKILFVRNRNKRSEWLAILSTDTTLENEEIIRIYGMRWDIEVFFKCNKSFLNLGKEFQGRSYDMLISHTTIVFTRYILIAWQMRKEEDPKTISNLFYILCEDVKDIDFITALQSLIDLFQTLAESKVSLNMDIFKNQMNKWLVTIPNYIKQCLNITVCES is encoded by the coding sequence ATGATAACGAATAAAGACTACTTTGCGCAATTACCAAAAGAAATTAAACAAGGATTTTCCGAATTAAATATTGGATATCATATAAGAAAAGCGAATATTACGAAACTTTCCGGGTATTCTTGTCTTACTGTTTTCAAACTGATTTTTCTTTTAGTCTTCCAATATAAGAACTGGTTTCGTGCTTTTATGAGTAAACGATCTCAGGATCTGCCCGGAAAGGATACAGTCTATCGCTTTTTAAATACACCAACCTATCATTGGAGAAAGTTTCTGCTTTCATTAAGCAGTGAAATGATCCGTCTGCTTCAACCATTAACTTCAAAAGATCGTGTCACAGCTTTTGTGATTGATGATTCTGTCTTTTCACGAAACCGTAGTAAGTCGGTTGAACTGTTGGCTAAGGTTTTTGATCACTCTACGCATCAGTACTTGAAAGGGTTTCAAATGCTTACCCTTGGCTGGACCGATAGTTTTACTTTTATTCCTATTGATTTTGCTCTTCTAAGTTCACCGAAAAAGGAAAATCGCCTGCAAGAAATCAATACCAATATTGATAAACGAACATCTGGCTATAAGCGTCGCCAGGAAGCTCTGAAATCAAAACCGGACGTGGCTTCAGCTTTACTTGATCATGCGCTTGAAAAAGGGATTATAGCTGACTATGTTCTCATGGATTCCTGGTTTACACAAGCGCCTTTAATTGAGAAGATTACGAACAAAGGGTTATTTGTCATTGGCATGGTGAAGCAATTAAAGCAGCGATACGTTTACAATGGTGAACGTTTCACACTGAATCAACTTTACAAATTGGCAAAAACGCACATGGGTAAAAAAGACATTCTCGGATCCGTTTATGCTACTTTAGACAATGGAATTCCAGTAAAAATTCTATTTGTACGAAACCGTAATAAACGGAGCGAATGGCTTGCTATTCTCAGCACAGATACAACATTAGAAAATGAAGAGATCATTCGTATTTACGGCATGCGTTGGGACATTGAAGTCTTCTTCAAATGCAATAAATCCTTTTTAAATTTAGGGAAAGAATTCCAGGGTCGTTCATACGACATGTTAATTAGCCATACAACCATTGTTTTTACACGATATATTCTCATTGCCTGGCAAATGCGAAAAGAGGAGGATCCTAAGACGATTAGCAACCTTTTTTACATCCTTTGCGAAGATGTAAAAGACATAGATTTTATTACTGCCCTTCAATCGCTTATTGACCTTTTCCAAACTTTGGCGGAATCCAAGGTTTCTTTAAACATGGACATCTTTAAAAATCAAATGAATAAATGGTTGGTTACTATACCTAATTATATCAAGCAATGCTTAAATATTACTGTGTGCGAAAGTTGA
- a CDS encoding N-acetyltransferase family protein: protein MIRFLEKKDIPEVLKIYQSGIDTGIATFETTVPSMDEWDKKYHPSLRYVYDENGTIFGWVSITPVSQREVYKGVGEVSIYVHPDAQGKGVGSRLLLHLIEQAQLSGYWMLQASIIEVNKASIQLHKKCGFRIVGVRKGIARKNGQWKNTVLMEKHLVLDS, encoded by the coding sequence ATGATCAGATTTTTGGAAAAGAAGGATATTCCGGAAGTGCTGAAAATTTATCAATCAGGAATTGATACAGGCATAGCGACATTTGAAACAACCGTACCTTCCATGGATGAATGGGATAAAAAATATCATCCATCCCTTCGATATGTCTATGACGAAAATGGAACAATTTTCGGTTGGGTATCCATTACCCCCGTTTCTCAAAGGGAGGTTTATAAAGGTGTCGGCGAAGTGAGCATATATGTACACCCTGATGCCCAAGGGAAAGGGGTTGGTTCCAGGCTGCTATTGCATTTAATTGAACAAGCCCAACTCTCCGGGTACTGGATGTTGCAAGCATCGATTATCGAAGTGAATAAAGCGAGCATTCAACTACATAAAAAGTGCGGTTTTCGAATCGTGGGAGTCCGGAAAGGAATTGCCAGAAAAAATGGACAATGGAAGAACACCGTTTTAATGGAAAAACATTTAGTACTTGATTCGTAA
- a CDS encoding lipoate--protein ligase, with protein sequence MYFVDNKGITDPRVNLAIEEYLIRNMDIEQDDFLLFYINQPSIIIGKNQNTFEEINTDYVEENGIIVVRRLSGGGAVYHDLNNLNFSFITKDDGNSFSNYKRFTQPVVDALAKLGVKAELSGRNDILVEGRKVSGNAQYVTRGRLVSHGTLMFNLDLDAVTNSLKVKQDKIESKGIKSVRSRVANIIDFLPEKITVEQFRMEILKSIFGGEENIRYYELTEQDWEKIYALSEERYQKWEWNYGKSPRFNMQKQKRFPSGEIDIRLEVNKGIIEEIRIFGDFFGMGDVEEVEQRLVGVRYAYQDIEEALADVEIPTYFGGVTKEDFLHLIY encoded by the coding sequence ATGTATTTTGTTGATAATAAAGGCATTACAGACCCAAGGGTGAACTTGGCGATTGAAGAATATCTTATAAGAAACATGGATATTGAGCAGGATGATTTTTTGCTGTTCTATATTAATCAACCGTCGATCATTATCGGCAAAAATCAAAACACATTTGAAGAAATCAACACAGACTACGTTGAAGAAAATGGCATTATTGTCGTTCGTCGGCTTTCCGGCGGTGGAGCGGTGTACCACGATTTAAATAATTTAAACTTCAGCTTTATCACAAAAGACGACGGAAACAGCTTCAGCAACTATAAAAGATTCACGCAGCCTGTGGTGGACGCGTTGGCAAAATTGGGGGTAAAGGCGGAACTTTCCGGCCGCAATGACATTTTAGTGGAAGGACGGAAAGTGTCAGGGAACGCGCAATATGTAACGCGCGGCCGTTTGGTCAGCCACGGTACATTAATGTTCAATTTGGATCTGGATGCGGTGACGAATTCGTTGAAAGTGAAGCAGGACAAAATTGAGTCCAAAGGCATCAAATCCGTACGTTCCCGTGTTGCCAACATCATCGATTTCCTGCCTGAAAAAATTACCGTTGAACAGTTCCGGATGGAAATTTTGAAATCCATTTTCGGCGGCGAGGAGAATATCCGATATTATGAGTTGACGGAACAGGATTGGGAAAAAATTTATGCTTTGTCGGAAGAACGCTACCAAAAATGGGAGTGGAACTATGGAAAATCCCCGCGCTTTAATATGCAAAAGCAGAAACGCTTCCCATCAGGGGAAATTGATATCCGTTTGGAAGTGAACAAAGGCATCATTGAAGAAATTAGGATTTTTGGCGATTTCTTTGGCATGGGGGATGTAGAAGAAGTCGAGCAACGTTTAGTTGGGGTCCGCTACGCTTATCAAGACATTGAAGAAGCATTGGCGGATGTCGAAATCCCTACATACTTCGGAGGCGTGACGAAGGAAGATTTCTTGCACTTGATTTATTAA
- a CDS encoding spore coat associated protein CotJA — MFTQYKYWYPYVSPHDPCPPIKIKSYSTPPQLYIAFQPIGLPQFPTAKEALMHGTLWPQLYSPYPNPQKRNEKS; from the coding sequence TTGTTTACCCAATATAAATATTGGTACCCTTATGTCAGTCCACACGATCCTTGTCCCCCTATCAAAATCAAAAGCTATTCTACTCCCCCTCAACTTTATATAGCATTCCAACCAATTGGATTACCTCAATTTCCAACCGCGAAAGAAGCATTGATGCACGGTACATTATGGCCTCAGCTTTACAGTCCTTATCCAAATCCACAAAAAAGGAATGAAAAATCGTGA
- a CDS encoding sigma-70 family RNA polymerase sigma factor gives MLEDDGTLIKSILLGDEQAMEMLVRRYYDEIFNYIYRLGSSYEEAKDITQEVFIAMLKALPTYKEQGSFKAWLFKIAHNHTMNSFRKNKHFISFSIEHENVKVGADISEHIANQSVVKEMLNALPYTQKNTIILKYIYGFTAKEIAKITGTPIPTVKSRLRQGLEKVKKQMREGK, from the coding sequence ATGTTAGAGGATGATGGAACATTAATAAAGTCAATTTTGCTTGGAGATGAGCAGGCGATGGAAATGCTCGTCCGCCGTTACTACGATGAAATATTTAACTATATTTACCGTTTAGGCAGTTCATATGAGGAAGCGAAAGACATTACACAAGAAGTGTTTATTGCCATGTTGAAAGCTTTGCCTACATATAAAGAACAAGGAAGTTTTAAAGCTTGGCTTTTCAAAATTGCACATAACCATACGATGAATTCCTTTCGAAAGAATAAGCACTTCATTTCTTTTTCTATAGAGCATGAAAATGTAAAGGTGGGGGCGGATATCAGTGAACATATTGCCAATCAATCTGTCGTCAAAGAAATGTTGAATGCATTGCCTTATACGCAAAAGAACACCATCATTTTGAAATATATTTATGGATTTACAGCGAAAGAGATCGCAAAAATTACAGGAACCCCCATACCAACTGTGAAATCCAGGCTTCGGCAAGGTTTGGAAAAAGTGAAAAAACAGATGAGGGAGGGAAAGTAG
- a CDS encoding ABC transporter ATP-binding protein has protein sequence MMLKIENVTHHYRGFEALKNINCELSPGIYGLLGPNGAGKTTLLRILVDVIAPSKGRVLYNHRDISALGERYRDVLGYLPQEFHGYRNFTAEEFLKYVANLKGLDRQTAASRVEQLLDMVGLTEVRKKKLKGFSGGMKRRIGIAQALLNDPEILILDEPTAGLDPSERIRLRGILSKLSKNKIIILSTHIVSDIEYVADEVLLLKKGELIQKATPSALLGQLENQVWRLRIQEEELEKYSTNYAVSNVHQLGNDIELRIISEEKPNESAVNVEPRMEDIYVYYFGTQKVEL, from the coding sequence ATGATGCTAAAAATCGAAAACGTCACTCATCATTATAGAGGGTTTGAAGCATTGAAAAATATCAATTGTGAATTGTCTCCCGGCATTTACGGACTGCTCGGTCCAAATGGAGCTGGAAAAACCACTTTATTGCGGATATTGGTTGATGTGATTGCTCCCTCAAAAGGCAGGGTTCTTTATAATCATCGGGATATTTCGGCATTGGGGGAACGTTATCGGGATGTTTTAGGATATTTGCCGCAGGAATTTCATGGATATCGGAATTTTACGGCCGAAGAATTTTTAAAATATGTGGCCAATTTAAAGGGGCTGGATAGACAAACAGCTGCGTCAAGGGTAGAACAGCTATTGGACATGGTTGGTTTGACGGAGGTACGGAAGAAAAAACTGAAAGGATTTTCGGGTGGAATGAAACGGAGAATCGGAATTGCACAAGCATTGCTGAATGATCCGGAGATTTTGATTTTGGATGAACCGACGGCAGGATTAGATCCCAGCGAACGGATACGATTAAGAGGCATCTTATCCAAACTTTCAAAGAATAAGATTATTATTTTATCAACCCATATTGTATCCGACATTGAGTATGTAGCGGATGAAGTGTTATTGCTCAAAAAAGGTGAACTGATTCAAAAGGCAACACCAAGCGCGCTGTTAGGACAATTGGAAAATCAAGTGTGGCGCTTACGTATTCAGGAAGAGGAATTGGAAAAATATTCAACAAACTATGCTGTATCGAATGTTCATCAACTAGGGAATGACATCGAGTTGCGCATTATTTCAGAGGAAAAACCGAATGAATCTGCTGTGAACGTGGAACCAAGAATGGAAGATATCTATGTCTATTATTTTGGAACACAAAAAGTTGAACTGTGA
- a CDS encoding spore coat protein CotJB, translating to MSKTMPPEYYRMLEEIQAIDFVIVELNLYLDTHPNDFEAIKQFNDFTEKSMKLKIQFEKKFGPLMNFGKSFSNYPFNWVDTPWPWQV from the coding sequence GTGAGTAAAACAATGCCCCCGGAGTATTATCGGATGCTGGAGGAAATTCAGGCGATCGATTTTGTCATTGTGGAGTTGAACCTATATTTGGATACTCACCCTAACGATTTTGAAGCCATCAAGCAATTCAATGACTTCACTGAGAAAAGTATGAAATTGAAAATACAATTTGAAAAGAAGTTCGGGCCGCTGATGAATTTTGGCAAAAGTTTTTCGAATTACCCGTTTAATTGGGTGGATACCCCTTGGCCTTGGCAGGTTTAA
- a CDS encoding DUF393 domain-containing protein, whose amino-acid sequence MSKIIVLYDSWCPLCVSMKENIQRLNWLRLIEFQTIRDDSRIINIPIQKLEKEMHCININNGKIATGIDAIASIIARIPLLTIFYIPIKLSSYFGFGHYVYNYIASTRKIVPIGNCSEETCDIKNI is encoded by the coding sequence ATGTCTAAAATTATTGTCCTTTATGATAGTTGGTGTCCTCTCTGTGTGAGTATGAAAGAAAATATACAACGTCTTAATTGGTTACGTCTTATTGAATTCCAAACCATACGTGATGATTCAAGAATAATAAACATTCCCATACAGAAATTAGAAAAAGAAATGCATTGTATAAATATTAATAATGGAAAGATTGCAACTGGAATTGATGCAATTGCTTCAATCATCGCTAGAATTCCCTTGCTGACCATCTTTTACATTCCAATTAAATTATCAAGTTATTTCGGATTCGGTCATTATGTTTATAATTATATAGCAAGCACAAGAAAAATTGTACCAATAGGCAATTGCTCAGAAGAAACTTGTGATATTAAAAACATTTAA
- a CDS encoding DUF3784 domain-containing protein — protein sequence MSLNTDFSTAIVICIITGLLFILVGWLIWRKKKLKLIAGYDEKQYKGDKNKLARVMGIYSITLGIIIIIFPFLMEYLGDWSSWILIGIIVLLTFFTLIRVYF from the coding sequence ATGTCCTTAAATACAGATTTCTCTACTGCTATTGTTATTTGTATTATTACTGGTTTATTATTCATTCTTGTTGGTTGGCTTATTTGGAGAAAAAAGAAATTGAAATTAATTGCCGGGTATGATGAAAAACAATATAAAGGAGATAAGAATAAATTAGCAAGAGTGATGGGAATATATTCGATTACTCTTGGGATTATTATAATAATTTTCCCTTTTCTAATGGAATATCTGGGTGACTGGTCTTCATGGATATTAATTGGAATCATTGTGCTTTTAACGTTTTTCACTTTAATTAGAGTCTATTTTTAA